One Gossypium hirsutum isolate 1008001.06 chromosome A08, Gossypium_hirsutum_v2.1, whole genome shotgun sequence genomic window, CTCTaccatatattaataataatatctgaccgttattaaattttaaaagcatgTTTCCAAGATCAACACATGAAACATTTGCTCAGAAGCTGTACCAGATGTTTAAAAACCATAAGCGCTTCAGCAAACCCAAATTGTCCCGTAGCGACTTTACAATCTGCCATTATGCTGGTGATGTGagtttgttttctctttttcGTAAGTAAATGCTGGAGAACTAAACTAAGAAGTGAATGAATTTCTATTTATGTACTCAAACAGAAAATATATGTTCTCTGCAGGTCACTTATCAAACTCAATTATTCCTGGACAAGAACAAAGATTATGTTGTTGCTGAACATCAGGCCCTTTTGACTGCTTCCAAATGCTCCTTTGTTTCTGGTTTGTTTCCACCTTTAGCTCAGGAGTCCTCCAAATCATCAAAGTTCTCCTCAATAGGTTCTCGATTTAAGGTGTGCTGGTATTTCTATTTCTTAAATGCTGATTGTTACCTTTTCTTTCCAGTCTAATGAGTTAGAAAGTGGTGCTCTTTTTGGTATTATACAGCAACAATTACAAGCATTACTTGAAACCCTGAGTTCCACAGAGCCACATTACATACGTTGTGTAAagcccaataatcttcttaagcCTTCAATATTTGAGAATAAAAATGTTCTACAACAACTACAGTGTGGGGTAAGAATGATGACGTTCTATGAGGTTTAGccgaaatatgaattttttttttaattagttctGCTTGCTTATTTTATCCACGTTTATTTCATTTCAGGGAGTTATGGAGGCAATTAGGATTAGTTGTGCTGGATACCCTACTAAAaaaccatttgttgaatttgtaGACCGATTTGGCCTCCTTGCACCTGAAGTTTTGGATGGAAGGTACAGTTAATAATTTTCTTGGCTCTCTAAAGGTTTCTTCAAAACGTTACTCTGACCTGTTTACTATACATGTTAGTTCTGATGAGGTTAATGCTTGCAAGAAACTTCTAGAGAAGGTGAAACTTCAAGGCTATCAGGTAAATGTCTGACGGTTATTCAAACAATCTTCTCTTAGTCAATTTAGTTTCCTTGCCAATACTAGATTTCCTCTCGAATCATTAGGATACATCTTATGCAAGAAACCATGTCATCAAGATGtcaataaaatttatcatagacATTCAATTGGCAAATATTTATGTTTGGCCTTTGGTTTATGCCAACTGGCAATAATAACCTGAGGAGATCCCACCCTACTCTTCTGTTTATAGGGTGAAGACGATTAACATGTTACCGGAAGTGCCCAAATTTGGATTAGGTTAGGAAACAACCCTAGAAACTAGGCCCCAAGACGAGAAATTACCGGAAGCCGGCAACTGCAAGCAAAGAGCAAAGCACTTGTCATGTACAGAATCTAAGAAGTTGGATTCATGCTACAAACTTGATGTCATAAGTGGTCTATATTGGCTAATGTTATTAGCTTTACTTTTCTTGCTTGTGGTTGCGAGCAACATGTAGCATAAGTGCAAATGGAAATGGTACCTGCTGCTTCCAAATGGGAGTTCATTCCTTTTGTCAAATTGTATATTCTTCTGCTGTTTTATGATTGTTCACTCAAATGTTCTACAAATCTGACTTCTAGTTGAATTCTGGGAAATATCATACTGATGCCAGTTTATCTTTGGCAGATTGGTAAGACAAAGGTTTTTCTCAGGGCTGGTCAGATGGCTGAACTAGATACCCGTAGGAGTGAGGTCTTAGGAAGATCTGCTAGTGTTATCCAGAGGAAAATCCGTTCTTATTTAGCTCGCAGAAGTTTTATCATGCTTCGTCGGTCTGCACTACGGATTCAATCTGTTTGCAGAGGTACATTTATACCTTTCTGTGTGTGTCTGGTGTAATTTAACTAACCTTTACTCTCTACTAAGGCTTTTGGTATTATGTACACATGTTGATAGTGATACTTTTTGTCTGTGATGATTTCAGGACAACTTGCTCGCAATGTTTACAGTGGCATGAGAAGAGAAGCTGCAAGTTTGAGGATCCAGAGACATTTGCGTATGCATCTTGCTAGGAAAGCTTATAAAGAATTGTGTTCCTCTGCTGTTTCCATTCAGATGGTCATGAGGGGGATGGCTGCTCGCAATGAGCTATGCATCAGAAGGCAGACCAGAGCATCAATTATAGTTCAGGTTGGTCAAGGTTTTTAAATTGTTCTTATAACATACTGCACATGcgataatttttttagaaaagatGTCATAATCTTCAATTTTTCTTTGAGAGGCTGAACCTCCTTTTGTTTTATATTAGTTACTTTCTTTAACTTGGAATCACTTCTATTGTACTTACCAGAGCCAATGCCGCAAGTTCTTGGCCCAGTTGCAATATATGAAGTTGAAGAAAGCAGCAATTGCAACACAATGCGCATGGAGAGGAAGAGTTGCTCGAAAGGAACTGCGGAAGCTTAAGATGGTATTCCCATCTTTATCATATTTTGCATTTCTGGCAAAACTGTCATAAATTTCATTAGGAAATCTCTATTGTCTTCTGCTTCTAGATctttgaaaatgatttgtggttGGAATGGTTGCTTTATGTGGTCCTCTTCTTTGCTTAAATTTGATATCAAAACAGTAAAAAGTTGTGTCCTTGCTAAGTAATTTAGGAGTTCTTCAAATTTGAGTTTGACTGCTGAAGTCATCTCAAGCCTATCTCTGGAAAAATCTTTCTTATCAACAATCAATGAAATGCAATCCTATCTATTAAAATAACAATATGTAATCCTATCAGCTTACATAATGGGGGGAAATAAAGAAACCCTACACCTTTTTCTTCTCTATCTGCTAATTTTGTTCTCTGAAACAATTTAGTATATCTAAACCCTGTGTATGCTGATATCTTGTTTCATGAATGTATCACTCAGATTTTCCGCTATTCTTTTTATTTGCAGGCTGCTAGGGAAACTGGAGCCCTGCAAGCTGCCAAGAACAAACTGGAAAAGCAAGTTGAGGAACTGACATGGAGATTACAGCTGGAGAAACGTATGAGGGTAAGCATGATAATAAATTGACTGAAGCTAGTTGGGTAAGCATGCTAATAAATTGACTGGAGAAACGTATGAACTGAGGCATTTTATGTGCTTGGCATGTgtcaatctattttttttattcaatgtgCCATGTTAGTTTGAGAAAGGATGTTAAAATTGTGTATTCATTGTCTCTTCCTCTAAATCAGTTTTAATAATATAATGGTCTTACAGGTAGGGCACTGCATCTATAATTTTCTTCTCTCCTAATTATGCATTCTTTTCTTACCCTGTAGGTTGACATGGAAGAggctaaaacaaaagaaaacgcAAAATTACAGTCTGCTTTGCAAGACATGCAACTTCAGTTTAAAGAAACCAAAGCATTGCTTGCCAAGGAACGCGAGGCTGCCAGAAGGGCAGCTGAGGTGGTCCCTGTAATTCAGGAGGTTCCAGTGGTGGACAATGTGATGCTGGAGAAGCTTACAAGTGAGAATGAAAAACTGAAGGTGGGGAAGCTGAATCTAGTATCTATGTTTTGCATAAAGATATGGTGAACATATGATAATTTAGGATAACCTGGAGTTTTTTCCTAAGCTTGGTAGAATGCTAGTTTCATAGTACTTATCTTGTGCGCTGATTATCCAcaggcaatggtgagttcattggaaaagaaaattggtgAAACGGAGGAAAAGTTTGAAGAGACAAACAAGAtcagtgaagaaaggttgaaacaAGCTTTGGAGGCAGAATCAAAAATAGTTCAGTTGAAGACTGTTATGCACAGGTTAGCTTGTGCCATTACTGGGCAAAGATTTTGAGATAGATTCGTACTATTAATTTTCAGAATCTTAGATGGACCTTTGCGTGCATATTTGTGAAGCTGTAGTTATTCTTGGTTTTcactttcctttttctcttctcctgGTCCTCATTGTATCTTTTGTTTGCAGGCTTGAAGAAAAAATTTTCGACATGGAATCTGAAAACCAAGTTCTGAGGCAGCAAACTCTGTTAAGTACACCTGTTAAGAAGATTTCAGAGCATCTACAGATTCCAGTCACTCCGGTAAAATATAACttagatatatttttttttctaaaatcttcCTGCCTCTTTTGTCATCATGTTGATATTTCCTATTATCCTTTTTCTTTGTAAATTTGCAGAATCTGGAAAATGGTCACCATATAGATGAAGCAAACAAATCAAATGTATGTTACATAATTGTTAACATATGATCATACTTCTGTTGTTTCTATGGTATGGCCATTGATGACCTGTTTGTGCAGGAACCACAGAGTGTGACTCCAGTGAAGAAGGTCGGCATAGAATCTAATGGCAAGTTGCAAAAATCCAATCTTGAACGCCAACATGTATGTGTTTGCTATAATTGGCTTATGCATTTTCAAGCCTCATAATTTTGTGCAGTGTGTCAGATATTGTTTTGTATCATTCTTTCAAACAGGAGAACATCGATGCACTGATCAATTGCGTTACAAAGGACATTGGGTTCAGTCATGGAAAGCCTGTTGCTGCGCTTACCATTTATAAATGTCTTCTTCACTGGAAATCTTTTGAAGCAGAAAGGACCAATGTGTTTGACCGTCTCATTCAGATGATTGGCACTGCAAttgaggtaaaaaaaattataattcatggTCATTGTTTGTGGAGTATCTCCttcattttcctttattattcTTCCTCTTGCATGACTTCTATTTTCTGCGGATTttgattgtatttatttttatattatttaattcctAAATGCAGTCCTTATAAGGCGAGTTACTGTTCTTGCTTGTGATTGGTTTGAGACATGACtgttgaagatttttttttacttgcaTAATTTGCTGCCCTTTTCTTAGGTTGTCCTGCTTGTGTAATTGTAAAATACTTTCTTTAGAAGCCCACActttcttctgtttctttaagCTATAGTAAAATAAGTACGAGGGTTCATTAACAAGTGATGAAAGCTTCTTTGGTTGTAGAATGAAGAAGACAATGGTCATATGGCTTATTGGTTGTCCAACGCATCAGCATTATTGTTCTTGCTCCAAAAGACTCTAAAGGTTTCTGGTGCAAATGGTGCAACTCCAAGTCGGAAACCACCCACTCCAACCTCTCTGTTTGGAAGGATGACAATGGTATCTGAAATTCTTTCTTTCccttctaaaattttcaattttaagcAAGAATAAGACTAATTTTACAGTCTTTTTTCTCTTAATTCAGAGTTTTCGCTCTTCCCCTTCATCCAACAACCTTGCTGCAGCTGCTGCACTTGCAGTAGTTCGCAAGGTAGAGGGAAAATACCCTGCGTTGCTTTTCAAGCAGCAGCTTGCAGCATATGTGGAAAAGATCTATGGAATTATTAGAGACAACTTGAAGAAAGAGATATCATCTTTGCTTTCTCTATGCATCCAGGTAGCTTGTGATTCATTTAGTTTCTGGTCAAGAGTTTGAAGCTGCACGTCAACTGTTTGGTAGGCAGCTATAATTAAGTTTAACTTGATTCCTTCGTGTTTCTTTTTCCCAACTGGTCATGATTAATTTTAGGCACCTAGAACATCTAAGGGAAATGTACTAAGATCTGGACGGTCCTTTGGCAAAGATTCTCCTTCAACTCATTGGCAGGGCATTATTGATAGCCTCAACACCCTCCTCAGTActttgaaagaaaattttgtaaggagccttttttttttttttttcctctcacTGTTCTTCATAAAGTCATTGCATCTTGAT contains:
- the LOC107942635 gene encoding myosin-6, whose translation is MATMTSLAVGSLVWVEDPDIAWIDGEVVQVNGEDIKVLCTSGKTVVVKASNLYPKDAEAPPCGVDDMTKLAYLHEPGVLQNLRSRYDMNEIYTYTGNILIAVNPFRKLPHLYDSHMMAQYKGAAFGELSPHPFAVADAAYRLMINEGISQSILVSGESGAGKTESTKLLMQYLAYMGGRAAAEGRTVEQQVLESNPVLEAFGNAKTVRNNNSSRFGKFVEIQFDRRGRISGAAIRTYLLERSRVCQVSDPERNYHCFYMLCAAPPEDIQRYKLGNPRTFHYLNQSNCYELDGIDDSKEYTATRRAMEVVGISPEEQDAIFCVVAAILHLGNIEFAKGKEIDSSVPKEEKSWFHLRTAAELLMCDGKLLEDSLCKRIIVTRDETITKWLDPESAALSRDALAKIVYSRLFDWIVDKINSSIGQDPDSKFLIGVLDIYGFESFKTNSFEQFCINLTNEKLQQHFNQHVFKMEQEEYTKEEINWSYIEFVDNQDVLDLIEKKPGGIIALLDEACMFPRSTHETFAQKLYQMFKNHKRFSKPKLSRSDFTICHYAGDVTYQTQLFLDKNKDYVVAEHQALLTASKCSFVSGLFPPLAQESSKSSKFSSIGSRFKQQLQALLETLSSTEPHYIRCVKPNNLLKPSIFENKNVLQQLQCGGVMEAIRISCAGYPTKKPFVEFVDRFGLLAPEVLDGSSDEVNACKKLLEKVKLQGYQIGKTKVFLRAGQMAELDTRRSEVLGRSASVIQRKIRSYLARRSFIMLRRSALRIQSVCRGQLARNVYSGMRREAASLRIQRHLRMHLARKAYKELCSSAVSIQMVMRGMAARNELCIRRQTRASIIVQSQCRKFLAQLQYMKLKKAAIATQCAWRGRVARKELRKLKMAARETGALQAAKNKLEKQVEELTWRLQLEKRMRVDMEEAKTKENAKLQSALQDMQLQFKETKALLAKEREAARRAAEVVPVIQEVPVVDNVMLEKLTSENEKLKAMVSSLEKKIGETEEKFEETNKISEERLKQALEAESKIVQLKTVMHRLEEKIFDMESENQVLRQQTLLSTPVKKISEHLQIPVTPNLENGHHIDEANKSNEPQSVTPVKKVGIESNGKLQKSNLERQHENIDALINCVTKDIGFSHGKPVAALTIYKCLLHWKSFEAERTNVFDRLIQMIGTAIENEEDNGHMAYWLSNASALLFLLQKTLKVSGANGATPSRKPPTPTSLFGRMTMSFRSSPSSNNLAAAAALAVVRKVEGKYPALLFKQQLAAYVEKIYGIIRDNLKKEISSLLSLCIQAPRTSKGNVLRSGRSFGKDSPSTHWQGIIDSLNTLLSTLKENFVPQVLIQKIFTQTFSYINVQLFNSLLLRRECCTFSNGEYVKAGLAELELWSCQVKEEYAGSSWDELKHIRQAVGFLVIHQKYRISYDDITNDLCPILSVQQLYRICTLYWDDNYNTRSVSPDVISSMRVLMTEDSNDAVSSSFLLDDNSSIPFSVDDLSKSLQEKEFSEVKPADELLQNPAFEFLLE